The Streptomyces sp. NBC_00162 genome includes the window AGCAGGTACAGCGCCCACAGGGTATTGAGCAGGCCGAGGCCGAGCGAGGTAGTGGCGTTGACCAAGGTCAGCGTGCGCAGGGTGACGTCAGCGAAGACGTAGTGCATGCCCTCGCGGATCTCCTCGCTCAGGCAGCCGGTCCTGTGATCCGCAACGAGAACCTCGGAGACCTCGTCCTTCTTGATCCGGGCGGTGCACCAGGCACTGATCAGGTACGAGAGCACGTCCACGAGCAGGGCCCGGGCTGTCCCGACCAGACCGGCGAGCGCCGCCCCGAGCTGTGTGCCGCACACTGCGGCGATGGCGAAGAGCGCCCCGATGCGGCTGTTGCCCTTCTGGATCAGGGAACGGTCCACCAGCGCCGGCACGATGCTGATCGCCGCGGCGTCGTGCATCATCGTCGCTGTCGCGTTCACCACGGCGACGACCATGAGCTGGCCCATGGTCAACGCTCCTGAAGCGGCGCCGAGCGGCAGGGACAGCACCGCGCAGGCGCTCACCAGGTCACCGCAGATCATCACCATCCGCTTGGGCCTGCGCTCGGCGATCACCCCCGCGTACAAGGCGAACAGCAGCGGGGGCAACTGACCGACCACAGCCAGCAGCGCCACCTGGCCGGTGGAGGCCTCCAGCTCGATCACCGCCAGGAGCGGGATGACCACGATGCTCAGGGACGATCCCGCGACCGATGCCGCCTCACCTGCGAGGTACAGGCGGAACGCACGGCGGCGCCACAGCGACGACACCTCCGCTGCCGGCTCCTGTGATGAAGACCGGGCGTCAGGCAGCGTGTTCACGCAGGCCCTCCGGTCCGCGTTGCTCCCGGCAGGTCCGAGGGGAACGCGGCGGTGCTGTAGAGGGTGCCCGCGACGTACTGGTCGAGGACGGCATGGGCCAGGGGATGGCAGTCGGCCGGCAGACCGCCGGGATCCGCCCACACCACCTCGCTGTGCAGACCGGGCGCGGCGTTCCGTGGCTCCCCCGCCCAGCGCTGTGCGGTGAAGATGGCGCACAGCCGGCCCGCGCCCGACTCGCATCGGTGATGCAGCAGGCCCGCGAACTCGATGTCCTGCGACTCCACACGGATGCCGAGGCTCTGGAGGGCCTCACGGCGCACCGCCGTGTCCAGCCATTCCGCTGCCTCCAGCCGCCCCCCGACGAGGGCCAGCCGGCCCCGGTCGACGCCGGAGGCGTGACGCACCAGAGCCGTCCTGCCGTCGGGGCGAAGCGCAACCAGGACGACGCTGGTGAGGGGCCGGTAACCAGGTCCGCGGAGAACAGGTTCCGAGGCGTTCTGTTCGACTGGGACCGGGGTTGTGCGGGGGGTGAGCGTTGTCGGCAAAGGTCCTCCCAGGACGCCGGAACCGAGCAGTGCTCGAACAACCCGCCACCCCTGGGTGCCGTAACGGCCCCGGGAGGGCGAAAACTTCGAACGTGATTGCGGGATCGTTGTCCAAGCCAGTCCCCTCGGGCATGGGCACGTTTGAACTCACACGTTCGAGTGGCCGCGGCGGCGCAGCACCCCATCAGGGACTTGCGCGGCCCCTCGGACAGCAGTTGGCCGGCTCCCGCCGGGAGGGGAACGGGCGCTGGCCCGTGCCGCCGGACGCGGAGCAGACGTCAGCGGGTAACAGTTCCACCGGACCCAGTGAGTACCGTCTGTTCATGCGCAGCATCGGGCTGGAACAGCAGCGGGGCCATGTGCTCCTCATAGCGGGGGACATCGCCGTGAGGCGCCGAGGTGTCCAGGTGGCGCCGAGCGCCAACTTGGCCGCGATGGGCGTCGTGCCGGTGTCAGCGGTGCTGAACAGCGATGTCGCCTGTGACACGACGTACCTGGACGGGGCACGGGATCCGAACACGGTGCTGACGCGCCTGCGGGCGGCGGCGGCAACGCCGGGTCCGCTGCTGGTCTACCTCACGGGCCGGCTGACGGCCGACCGGCGGGGCAGCCGCATGCATCTGG containing:
- a CDS encoding MFS transporter, coding for MNTLPDARSSSQEPAAEVSSLWRRRAFRLYLAGEAASVAGSSLSIVVIPLLAVIELEASTGQVALLAVVGQLPPLLFALYAGVIAERRPKRMVMICGDLVSACAVLSLPLGAASGALTMGQLMVVAVVNATATMMHDAAAISIVPALVDRSLIQKGNSRIGALFAIAAVCGTQLGAALAGLVGTARALLVDVLSYLISAWCTARIKKDEVSEVLVADHRTGCLSEEIREGMHYVFADVTLRTLTLVNATTSLGLGLLNTLWALYLLRELAMPAGAFGAVMGLGALGAAAGSLLAPAMTRRYGPGPMMLAALMVTPAVQLPLLLARRGFGWQIAVAVALFVQLCCAGMAGTTQRSIRQCVAAAGMQARMQAVSTWLTAGSRPLAAVIAGGIGSRFGVRTALAVGALALVVPCTVLYFSPVRTLRSMPAPAPAAPLPAPADSRPDEVVPATPPDNGGTRRGGAVAGGGA
- a CDS encoding NUDIX domain-containing protein gives rise to the protein MPTTLTPRTTPVPVEQNASEPVLRGPGYRPLTSVVLVALRPDGRTALVRHASGVDRGRLALVGGRLEAAEWLDTAVRREALQSLGIRVESQDIEFAGLLHHRCESGAGRLCAIFTAQRWAGEPRNAAPGLHSEVVWADPGGLPADCHPLAHAVLDQYVAGTLYSTAAFPSDLPGATRTGGPA